From Staphylococcus delphini, one genomic window encodes:
- the queD gene encoding 6-carboxytetrahydropterin synthase QueD: MMQQMYPQVDHDYMFELNKDFNFSAAHFIPDERAGKCTRVHGHTYFVNLTIGGDELDSMGFLINFSELKSLIHDQFDHYLLNDLVPFQGKSPSTEIVAQTIYDIVSARLAELPNAPKCLQVFLRETPTSYVVYRPKNKEQRHG; the protein is encoded by the coding sequence ATGATGCAACAAATGTATCCTCAAGTCGACCATGATTATATGTTTGAACTGAATAAAGACTTTAACTTTTCAGCGGCACATTTCATTCCTGACGAACGTGCCGGAAAATGTACACGTGTGCACGGTCATACGTACTTTGTCAATTTAACGATTGGCGGAGATGAACTGGACAGCATGGGCTTTTTAATTAATTTTAGTGAATTGAAAAGCTTAATTCATGACCAATTCGATCATTATTTACTAAACGATCTCGTACCATTTCAAGGTAAAAGTCCTTCCACTGAAATTGTGGCACAAACGATTTATGACATCGTGAGCGCACGGTTAGCAGAATTGCCGAATGCGCCGAAATGTTTACAAGTGTTTTTACGTGAGACACCTACAAGTTACGTCGTTTATCGCCCTAAAAATAAGGAGCAACGTCATGGCTAA
- the queC gene encoding 7-cyano-7-deazaguanine synthase QueC: MSEVLNNEKALVVFSGGQDSTTCLFYAKKHFKEVELVTFEYGQRHAKEIEVAKEIAEDQGLKHHVLDMALLSQLTPNALTSHDMTIDSHNDVPNTFVPARNLLFLSFAGALAYQIGAKHLITGVCETDFSGYPDCRDSFIKSMNVTLNLAMDRDFVIHTPLMWLNKKETWALSDDSGVLDYVRDRTLTCYNGMIAEGCGECPACQLRQRGLEQYLAEKGREV, encoded by the coding sequence ATGTCAGAAGTGCTCAATAACGAAAAAGCACTTGTTGTATTTAGCGGCGGGCAAGATAGTACGACTTGTCTGTTCTATGCTAAAAAACATTTTAAAGAAGTTGAACTGGTTACATTTGAATATGGTCAGCGTCATGCGAAAGAAATCGAAGTCGCAAAAGAAATCGCCGAAGACCAAGGACTCAAACATCACGTACTCGATATGGCATTGCTTTCCCAACTCACACCGAATGCGCTCACATCACATGATATGACGATAGACAGCCATAATGACGTCCCGAATACGTTCGTCCCTGCTCGAAACTTACTCTTCCTCTCATTTGCCGGTGCATTAGCGTACCAAATCGGTGCCAAACATCTCATTACAGGGGTATGTGAGACAGACTTTTCTGGGTATCCTGATTGCCGTGACAGCTTTATTAAATCAATGAATGTCACATTGAATTTAGCGATGGACCGTGATTTTGTGATACATACACCGCTCATGTGGCTCAACAAAAAAGAAACTTGGGCATTAAGTGATGACTCAGGTGTACTCGATTACGTGCGCGACCGGACATTAACGTGTTATAACGGCATGATCGCAGAAGGCTGTGGCGAATGTCCGGCATGTCAATTACGCCAGCGCGGTCTTGAACAATATCTTGCTGAGAAAGGACGTGAAGTCTAA
- the queE gene encoding 7-carboxy-7-deazaguanine synthase QueE — MAKIPVLEIFGPTIQGEGRVIGRKTMFVRTAGCDFRCSWCDSKFTWDGSMKDDIEMMEAEEILAQLRNIGGNRFNHVTISGGNPALIKGLQSFVDLCEANDIRTALETQGSQFKPWMRQINDLTLSPKPPSSGMQQNLPRLDEVIEQLDISRINLKVVVFDDADYDFAKMIHQRYPDIPFYLQVGNPYLEDHVEQHTAKLLERYEQLIDRVTTDAEMNEVFVLPQLHTLIWSNQKGV, encoded by the coding sequence ATGGCTAAAATACCTGTACTCGAAATTTTCGGCCCTACCATTCAAGGTGAAGGCCGCGTAATCGGTCGTAAAACGATGTTCGTCCGTACTGCAGGCTGTGACTTTCGCTGTAGTTGGTGCGATTCAAAGTTCACTTGGGATGGCAGTATGAAAGATGACATTGAAATGATGGAAGCAGAAGAAATTTTAGCACAACTGAGAAATATCGGTGGCAATCGTTTTAATCACGTCACAATTTCTGGTGGGAATCCTGCTTTAATTAAAGGGCTGCAATCATTTGTAGATTTATGTGAAGCCAATGACATCCGTACAGCACTTGAAACACAAGGATCACAGTTCAAGCCTTGGATGCGCCAAATCAATGACCTGACCCTTTCACCTAAGCCACCAAGTTCTGGTATGCAACAAAATCTACCACGTTTAGATGAAGTCATTGAACAATTAGATATCTCACGTATTAATTTAAAAGTGGTCGTATTTGATGATGCAGATTATGACTTTGCAAAAATGATTCACCAACGTTATCCAGACATTCCGTTCTACTTACAAGTGGGTAACCCTTATTTAGAAGATCATGTCGAACAACATACAGCGAAACTACTCGAGCGTTACGAACAGTTAATCGACCGTGTGACAACGGATGCAGAGATGAATGAAGTGTTCGTCTTACCCCAATTGCACACATTAATTTGGAGTAATCAAAAAGGCGTTTAG